One genomic window of Sulfurovum lithotrophicum includes the following:
- a CDS encoding transglycosylase SLT domain-containing protein: MAIGLQGCGEPSLEKIKTKIVKVETPHGEYTTVNKSSGAYGKYQIMPKTAKHYTRKLNIPHREWKKPENQDKIFTALLEDNINNLKKYGFKPDAFTVYGCHQQGATGFVCIMTNKNLSNKAYMRLRRNLPKKYRNVNKNELRETWIEYWKNRMREV, from the coding sequence TTGGCAATAGGGTTACAGGGCTGTGGGGAGCCTTCACTTGAGAAGATCAAAACAAAGATCGTGAAGGTTGAAACACCCCATGGGGAATATACCACGGTGAACAAAAGTTCCGGGGCATACGGGAAATACCAGATCATGCCGAAAACCGCAAAACATTACACCAGAAAACTCAATATACCTCACAGGGAATGGAAAAAACCTGAAAATCAGGACAAGATTTTTACCGCGCTGCTGGAAGACAACATAAACAACCTCAAAAAATATGGCTTCAAGCCAGATGCTTTTACCGTTTATGGCTGTCATCAGCAGGGAGCGACAGGTTTTGTGTGTATAATGACAAATAAAAACCTTTCCAACAAAGCCTATATGCGATTGAGAAGAAACTTGCCAAAGAAATACAGAAACGTAAATAAAAATGAATTAAGAGAAACATGGATAGAGTATTGGAAAAATAGAATGAGGGAAGTGTGA
- a CDS encoding calcium/sodium antiporter, giving the protein MNFVIFVIAMGALIWGAELIIKQSEKIALKFNIPEFIIGATLIALGTSLPEMAASVAASMNHKPEIAISNVIGSNILNITLVLASVFLIARSINPKRDFFAKDSTWALVPVLIFILMILDGVISRFDAILLLLLMGAYLLFLLQDAKSIPLEELDDVDVSHFSWVIVIPILIGAFILVIVGAHFTVESASEIAKSFGISEWIIGIVMISLGTSMPELVVSISAAVKGKVDMAIGNIIGSNLANTTVVLGSAALANPMPINAPAYLFDIATMIVATLILVFLTANKLYTKSAGISLIIILGLFLNNTIQSM; this is encoded by the coding sequence ATGAATTTTGTCATTTTTGTCATCGCAATGGGTGCGCTCATCTGGGGTGCTGAACTCATCATCAAACAGAGTGAGAAGATCGCACTGAAGTTCAACATTCCCGAATTCATCATCGGGGCGACACTGATCGCACTTGGAACTTCCCTGCCTGAAATGGCAGCGAGTGTCGCTGCAAGCATGAACCATAAACCGGAGATCGCCATCTCCAACGTGATCGGAAGCAACATACTGAACATCACGCTGGTACTTGCCAGTGTATTTCTCATTGCCAGAAGCATCAATCCCAAACGTGATTTCTTTGCCAAAGACAGTACCTGGGCCCTGGTTCCCGTTCTGATCTTCATTCTGATGATCCTCGACGGTGTCATCTCCCGTTTCGATGCCATCCTGCTTCTGCTGCTCATGGGTGCCTACCTGCTCTTTTTACTGCAGGATGCCAAAAGCATCCCGCTTGAGGAGCTTGACGATGTTGATGTAAGCCACTTCTCATGGGTTATTGTCATTCCCATACTCATCGGAGCCTTCATACTGGTGATCGTCGGTGCGCATTTCACCGTAGAGAGCGCTTCGGAGATCGCCAAGAGTTTCGGTATCTCCGAGTGGATCATCGGTATCGTCATGATCTCCCTGGGAACCTCCATGCCTGAGCTCGTCGTCAGTATCTCCGCTGCGGTAAAAGGGAAAGTCGATATGGCTATTGGTAACATCATCGGCTCGAACCTCGCCAATACAACCGTGGTGCTTGGCTCAGCAGCGCTGGCAAACCCCATGCCCATCAATGCACCTGCCTACCTTTTTGACATCGCGACGATGATCGTTGCGACACTGATACTCGTATTTCTTACGGCGAACAAACTCTATACAAAATCGGCCGGTATCAGCCTCATAATTATTCTGGGACTTTTTCTGAACAATACAATACAGAGTATGTAA
- a CDS encoding tRNA pseudouridine(13) synthase TruD: protein MNHIKTYAYDHSPLHFDFKQTIERFFVEEIPLYDFTGIGNFLILKIKKTDMSTWKLVTVLAKATGLQERDIGYAGLKDKNATTIQYISLPKRYEKELNKNLTTERVEILERTYNKAPIKIGHLKGNRFSIVLHKINEKDAKFFNTTAKKMQVDGIPNYYGYQRFGEDSQSYLQGKEIAHSGKKLKGSKEKLLVSAYQSHLFNKWLASRVKLSAVIAKEKPDSAAKKLKYPPELVKVLAKQPQFFKLFLGDIIMPYPYGKPNYVKDMMQSALAFKQAKISPTGLLCGANAMRAKSDAYHLEEPFDDTELSSLKGDRRFAWIWPKEVETTYQKEQQKLTVDFYLPKGAYATTFLEEIGKFSLKS, encoded by the coding sequence ATGAATCATATTAAGACCTATGCCTACGACCATTCACCGCTTCACTTTGACTTCAAGCAGACCATTGAACGTTTTTTCGTTGAGGAAATACCTCTCTATGATTTTACGGGAATAGGAAATTTTCTCATTCTCAAGATCAAAAAGACTGATATGAGCACCTGGAAACTCGTGACCGTTCTGGCAAAAGCAACCGGACTTCAGGAACGCGATATCGGGTATGCGGGTCTGAAAGACAAAAATGCCACAACCATACAGTACATCTCTTTGCCTAAAAGATATGAAAAAGAGCTCAACAAAAATCTGACGACCGAACGCGTGGAAATACTCGAACGTACCTATAACAAAGCTCCCATCAAAATAGGCCATCTCAAAGGAAACCGTTTTAGCATTGTATTGCACAAGATCAACGAGAAAGATGCGAAGTTCTTCAACACCACTGCCAAGAAAATGCAGGTGGACGGTATACCGAACTATTACGGCTACCAGCGTTTTGGAGAGGACAGCCAGTCCTACCTTCAGGGCAAGGAGATCGCACACAGCGGAAAAAAGCTTAAAGGGAGCAAAGAGAAACTGCTTGTTTCCGCCTATCAGAGCCACCTCTTCAACAAATGGCTCGCTTCACGCGTCAAACTTTCTGCAGTCATTGCCAAAGAGAAGCCTGACAGCGCTGCCAAAAAACTCAAATATCCTCCTGAGCTGGTCAAAGTACTTGCCAAACAGCCGCAGTTCTTCAAACTCTTTCTGGGGGATATCATCATGCCCTACCCTTACGGAAAACCCAACTATGTCAAAGATATGATGCAAAGCGCCCTGGCATTCAAACAGGCAAAAATCTCTCCGACAGGACTGCTCTGCGGTGCCAATGCCATGCGTGCCAAAAGTGACGCCTACCATCTCGAAGAGCCTTTTGACGATACGGAACTGAGTTCACTCAAGGGAGACAGACGTTTTGCCTGGATCTGGCCCAAAGAGGTCGAAACAACATATCAGAAAGAGCAGCAGAAACTTACCGTGGACTTTTACCTTCCCAAAGGCGCTTATGCCACAACTTTCCTCGAAGAGATCGGGAAGTTCTCACTTAAATCCTAA
- the queC gene encoding 7-cyano-7-deazaguanine synthase QueC encodes MGKKAVCIISGGMDSALSAKIAQKEGYEIIALHFNYGQRTQNKELECFRKITQELNASESYEIDLDFFEQIGASALTDKSIDVPTGGLEEGVPVTYVPFRNGIFLSIAAAIAEKHGAEALFIGVVEEDSSGYPDCRESYIEQMQKAINLGTKDETNIEIKMPLVSLKKSQIVQKAIELGVPLEDTWSCYQAEDAACGVCDSCRLRLRGFGLAGVKDPIPYKK; translated from the coding sequence ATGGGTAAAAAAGCAGTCTGTATTATATCGGGAGGCATGGACAGTGCTCTAAGTGCAAAGATCGCACAGAAAGAGGGCTATGAGATTATTGCCTTGCATTTTAACTATGGACAGCGTACCCAGAACAAAGAGCTGGAATGTTTCCGAAAGATCACTCAGGAGCTGAATGCCTCGGAATCTTACGAGATCGATCTTGATTTCTTTGAACAGATTGGTGCCTCGGCACTGACGGACAAAAGTATTGACGTTCCTACCGGAGGGTTGGAAGAAGGTGTGCCGGTGACCTATGTGCCTTTCAGGAACGGCATCTTCCTCTCCATTGCTGCGGCTATTGCAGAGAAACATGGGGCTGAAGCACTCTTCATCGGTGTGGTTGAGGAGGATAGTTCCGGTTATCCGGACTGCCGTGAAAGCTACATTGAACAGATGCAGAAAGCGATCAACCTGGGTACGAAAGATGAGACGAACATCGAGATAAAGATGCCTCTTGTCTCACTGAAAAAGAGCCAGATCGTACAAAAAGCCATTGAGTTGGGTGTTCCCCTTGAAGATACATGGAGCTGTTATCAGGCGGAAGATGCAGCCTGCGGTGTCTGCGACAGCTGCCGCCTGCGCCTGCGCGGATTTGGGCTGGCCGGGGTGAAAGACCCCATTCCCTACAAAAAATGA
- a CDS encoding sulfite exporter TauE/SafE family protein, translating to MNNIDLLIILSTAFLGSVGHCIGMCGGIVVAYSSSKIDHKASWVRQTISHLAYNFGRVTTYSILGALFGLMGKAIAFTPTTKGVLFVITGILMVAAGLSLLGNLKFLNSAEWSVSKNRWYQDMFRKLISSNSLSSFYLLGMLNGIIPCGLVYSFAIFAAATASPLWGAIVMATFGLATIPALFFLGTVTKFLQKGSLRGTMMKLAAMLVVFYGFYTLYKGYKFIAHPKEMQQMIDSMQTGSVKSKLEGKCGGMKCAPGKCG from the coding sequence ATGAACAATATTGATCTGCTCATCATCCTGAGTACGGCTTTTCTCGGCAGTGTAGGACACTGCATCGGTATGTGCGGAGGAATCGTCGTTGCTTACAGCTCAAGCAAGATTGATCATAAGGCTTCATGGGTAAGACAGACCATCTCACATCTTGCCTACAACTTCGGAAGGGTTACCACCTACAGTATATTGGGAGCTCTGTTTGGTCTAATGGGAAAAGCCATAGCCTTTACCCCGACGACCAAAGGAGTGCTCTTTGTCATTACCGGTATCCTGATGGTGGCTGCCGGGCTTTCCCTGCTGGGAAATCTCAAGTTCCTCAATTCGGCAGAATGGTCTGTCTCGAAGAACAGATGGTACCAGGACATGTTCAGGAAACTCATCAGCAGCAATTCTCTTTCAAGTTTCTACCTGCTCGGGATGCTCAACGGTATCATCCCCTGCGGGCTGGTCTACTCTTTTGCCATCTTTGCGGCAGCTACGGCCAGTCCGCTCTGGGGTGCCATCGTCATGGCTACCTTCGGTCTTGCAACCATTCCGGCACTCTTCTTTTTGGGAACAGTCACGAAGTTCCTTCAAAAGGGCTCCTTGAGAGGTACTATGATGAAACTGGCTGCTATGCTTGTGGTTTTTTACGGATTCTACACACTCTATAAAGGCTACAAATTCATTGCACATCCCAAAGAGATGCAGCAAATGATCGACAGTATGCAGACAGGAAGCGTGAAAAGCAAACTGGAAGGAAAGTGCGGAGGCATGAAATGTGCCCCCGGGAAATGCGGATGA
- a CDS encoding helix-hairpin-helix domain-containing protein, whose protein sequence is MQTLVTLLSNKTNLKPQVISNILKLLEEGATIPFIARYRKEMTGGASDGELRDFYEAYLSSKRLLERKEEILHILLEKELLTPALRGQIEEAATLTILEDLYRPYKEKKNTRASTAVKNGLEPLANILQSAKLSRKEFEVKAGQFARGNVKNVPEAIKGAQDIIAERYADTAKERTILRDLLLKHGMLEVKTGKEFEAQGVYKNYKDHKEKVAFIPSHRYLAIKRGEKEKQLSVKLTMDTERYFDTLKRYKLKEYMDSSKTLLLEAYKDGFKRLLFPSIEREVFALLKEKSDLAAIGVFGKNLIQLFMTPPVTNKVLLGADPAYRTGCKLAVLDKNGKYLDDALIFPTPPKSDYEGSRKTVLDLVKKYNIQGIAIGNGTASKETQEFFAKINKELNGQLKYTVVSEAGASVYSASKVAAEEYPDLDVTIRGAISIAGRVRDPMAALVKIDPKSLGIGQYQHDVDQKLLERKLHEGVEDLVNRVGADVNSASASLLSFVAGVGPKLAKSIVAYREKNGPFKSKKELLKVKGLGAKAYEQLAGFIRIRDGESIFDNTGIHPESYSVAKALEKISGDIDTKALSQELNVGEETLKDIIKELAKPGFDPREELPAIPFKDDMTDISMLREGSIVSGVVRNIADFGAFVDIGLKNDGMIHISQMSDKRIAHPLEVLSVNQYLPQIEVISIDVEKGKVRLSLKSIL, encoded by the coding sequence ATGCAAACCCTCGTCACACTCCTCTCAAATAAAACAAATCTCAAACCCCAAGTCATCAGCAATATTCTCAAACTCCTGGAAGAGGGCGCCACCATCCCGTTCATTGCCCGTTACCGTAAAGAGATGACCGGCGGTGCCAGTGATGGTGAGTTACGTGATTTCTACGAAGCCTATCTTTCATCCAAAAGGCTGCTTGAACGCAAAGAAGAGATTCTGCATATTCTCTTGGAAAAGGAACTACTCACCCCGGCACTCCGTGGCCAGATAGAAGAAGCTGCCACCCTCACAATCCTTGAAGACCTCTATCGACCGTATAAAGAGAAAAAAAATACCAGAGCATCAACTGCCGTCAAAAACGGCCTGGAACCACTTGCAAATATACTCCAGTCGGCAAAGCTGAGCAGGAAAGAATTTGAAGTGAAGGCTGGACAGTTTGCCAGAGGGAATGTGAAGAATGTTCCCGAAGCCATCAAGGGAGCCCAGGATATTATTGCCGAAAGATACGCTGATACAGCCAAAGAACGTACCATTCTTAGAGACCTTCTTCTCAAACACGGGATGCTGGAAGTCAAAACCGGAAAAGAGTTTGAAGCACAGGGTGTCTATAAAAACTACAAAGACCATAAAGAGAAGGTGGCTTTCATTCCCTCGCACCGCTACCTTGCCATCAAAAGAGGAGAGAAAGAGAAGCAGCTATCTGTCAAACTCACTATGGATACAGAACGATACTTCGATACGCTCAAACGCTACAAACTCAAAGAATACATGGACAGCTCTAAAACATTGCTGCTGGAAGCCTACAAGGATGGTTTCAAACGGCTGTTGTTTCCTTCCATTGAAAGAGAAGTATTCGCTCTGCTCAAAGAAAAATCCGATCTGGCTGCTATCGGGGTATTCGGAAAGAACCTGATACAGTTATTTATGACTCCGCCAGTGACCAATAAAGTACTTCTTGGAGCTGACCCTGCCTACAGGACAGGATGCAAGTTGGCTGTACTCGATAAGAACGGAAAGTACCTGGATGATGCCTTGATTTTTCCTACACCTCCGAAGAGTGATTATGAGGGTTCCAGAAAAACAGTACTGGACCTGGTAAAAAAATACAATATACAGGGGATAGCCATAGGGAACGGTACGGCATCCAAAGAGACGCAGGAGTTCTTTGCAAAGATCAACAAAGAGCTAAACGGCCAGTTGAAATATACGGTCGTATCAGAAGCAGGGGCATCTGTTTATTCGGCTTCCAAAGTGGCGGCAGAAGAATATCCCGACCTGGATGTAACTATCAGAGGAGCCATTTCCATAGCAGGACGTGTACGTGATCCGATGGCTGCGCTGGTGAAGATAGATCCCAAGTCATTGGGAATAGGGCAGTATCAGCATGATGTTGACCAGAAACTGCTTGAGAGAAAACTGCATGAAGGTGTAGAAGACCTGGTGAACAGGGTAGGGGCCGATGTGAATTCCGCTTCAGCTTCCCTGCTTTCCTTTGTAGCAGGCGTAGGGCCGAAATTGGCAAAGAGCATCGTAGCCTACAGAGAAAAGAACGGACCTTTCAAAAGCAAAAAAGAGCTTCTGAAAGTCAAAGGCCTTGGCGCCAAAGCCTATGAGCAGCTGGCCGGGTTCATCCGTATACGTGACGGGGAAAGTATATTTGACAATACCGGTATCCACCCGGAGAGTTACAGTGTTGCCAAAGCACTGGAAAAGATCAGCGGTGATATCGACACAAAAGCTCTGTCACAGGAACTGAATGTGGGAGAAGAGACACTTAAAGATATCATCAAAGAACTTGCAAAACCCGGCTTTGATCCCAGGGAAGAGCTTCCGGCCATTCCTTTCAAAGATGATATGACAGATATTTCCATGCTTAGAGAAGGAAGCATCGTTTCAGGTGTGGTAAGGAACATTGCCGACTTTGGCGCCTTTGTGGATATAGGACTGAAGAATGACGGGATGATCCATATCTCCCAAATGAGTGATAAACGTATTGCCCATCCGCTTGAAGTGCTTTCGGTCAATCAGTATCTGCCTCAGATTGAGGTGATCTCGATCGATGTGGAGAAGGGGAAGGTGAGGTTGAGTTTGAAGAGCATTTTATAA
- the ybeY gene encoding rRNA maturation RNase YbeY, translated as MHTIIELDNQTTLNVDIEALEKIAQSLTNREIELIITDNENIQELNREYRDRDNPTDVLSFPLETPFTEQSVFDIPLGTIVISADFVRERAKTYGHTEQDELKLLFIHGLLHLLGYDHETDEGEMRQKEREIIEEFGLPSSLIIRND; from the coding sequence ATGCATACTATAATAGAACTGGATAATCAGACCACTTTAAATGTCGATATCGAAGCCCTCGAGAAGATCGCGCAGTCTTTGACCAACAGAGAGATAGAACTCATCATCACGGACAATGAGAACATACAGGAACTCAACCGGGAATACAGAGACAGGGACAATCCCACCGATGTTCTCAGTTTTCCGCTGGAGACACCCTTTACTGAACAGAGTGTCTTTGATATACCGCTGGGGACGATCGTCATCTCGGCTGATTTTGTGAGAGAAAGAGCAAAGACATACGGCCATACAGAGCAGGACGAACTCAAACTGCTCTTCATACACGGACTCTTGCATCTGCTGGGATACGACCATGAAACGGATGAGGGCGAAATGCGCCAGAAAGAGCGGGAGATCATTGAAGAATTCGGTCTGCCTTCCAGTCTTATCATACGAAACGATTAA
- a CDS encoding DUF7477 domain-containing protein translates to MKKILKIAVLALLVPASVMAAEFWVGLFAKDTGFTGQSYTTSKSLAHLKTNIENEWAKGYDLIDVSYGHDAWMALYAEGTDYKEQAYMHRRDIQKFKEAVKAYEAKGFKLVNIEYGAGDWLGIFAQGSRYEDVLFESTRYRDDFEKIIVKHWREGYMLIDVEAAEGYWTGIFAKNTGFKDQAYTMVDEWELVSPQIKKRWKAGYRLVNIEYTAGEWFLIFAVYPKEREELFANNKDIEDFQETIRKNWKKGYYLIDLASGRD, encoded by the coding sequence ATGAAAAAGATTTTGAAAATTGCAGTGCTGGCATTGCTGGTACCGGCAAGCGTCATGGCAGCAGAATTCTGGGTGGGGCTTTTTGCAAAAGATACAGGTTTTACCGGCCAGTCCTATACGACCAGCAAAAGTCTTGCACATTTAAAAACGAACATTGAGAATGAATGGGCAAAAGGCTATGACCTTATCGACGTCTCCTACGGACATGATGCCTGGATGGCACTCTATGCAGAAGGTACGGACTACAAGGAGCAGGCCTACATGCACAGACGTGATATTCAAAAGTTCAAAGAGGCGGTCAAAGCATATGAGGCGAAAGGATTTAAACTGGTCAATATCGAGTATGGGGCAGGTGACTGGCTGGGGATCTTTGCGCAGGGAAGCAGGTACGAAGATGTTCTGTTCGAATCGACAAGATACCGCGATGACTTTGAAAAAATCATTGTCAAACACTGGAGAGAGGGCTATATGCTCATAGATGTGGAAGCTGCCGAGGGCTACTGGACAGGTATATTTGCCAAGAATACCGGGTTCAAGGATCAGGCCTATACCATGGTCGATGAGTGGGAACTTGTCAGTCCGCAGATCAAAAAACGCTGGAAAGCAGGTTACAGACTGGTGAACATCGAATACACTGCAGGCGAATGGTTTCTTATTTTTGCTGTCTATCCCAAAGAGAGAGAAGAACTCTTCGCCAACAATAAAGATATTGAGGATTTCCAGGAAACGATCCGTAAAAACTGGAAAAAAGGCTATTACCTGATCGATCTTGCCAGCGGCAGGGACTGA
- a CDS encoding 3'-5' exonuclease gives MTPTLYCVDVESTGVDLKNDRLIQLAFLKVQGEKIEAFNDLCYTDIEMNDTVIAVHNITNAMLEDKYWPYETDAFIELEKGNKPSNYFIAHGNELDVAMLEHEELFLKMQKIDTDKCARLLLKEANSYKLGDLITGYKLTSKAEAIAKKIGLEDIDAHDALSDALWHYVLFELLLEKAGGDIDALVTLTVEPMMLEKITFGKYKGKSFEEISEKSPLDLVWMYANMAADWPDLEYTLTHWLKQKEFFWNKAQQERKEAELLRF, from the coding sequence ATGACTCCCACACTCTATTGCGTCGATGTAGAATCTACAGGTGTCGACTTGAAGAACGACAGACTTATCCAACTTGCTTTTTTGAAAGTGCAGGGTGAGAAGATAGAAGCGTTCAACGATCTGTGTTATACCGATATAGAGATGAACGACACGGTGATAGCCGTACATAATATTACCAATGCCATGCTTGAAGACAAATACTGGCCCTATGAGACAGATGCTTTCATAGAACTTGAGAAGGGAAACAAACCTTCCAACTATTTCATTGCGCACGGAAATGAGCTTGATGTTGCAATGCTTGAGCATGAAGAGCTTTTTTTGAAGATGCAAAAGATCGACACGGACAAATGTGCGAGACTCCTGCTGAAAGAGGCGAACAGTTATAAACTGGGGGATCTCATTACCGGCTACAAGCTCACTTCAAAAGCGGAAGCCATAGCTAAAAAGATCGGCCTGGAAGATATCGATGCGCATGATGCACTGAGTGATGCCCTGTGGCACTATGTTCTCTTTGAACTGCTTCTTGAAAAGGCAGGTGGTGACATAGATGCTCTGGTGACTCTTACGGTAGAACCTATGATGCTGGAGAAGATCACGTTTGGCAAATACAAAGGGAAGAGCTTTGAAGAGATATCTGAAAAAAGTCCTCTCGATCTGGTTTGGATGTATGCCAATATGGCAGCCGACTGGCCCGACCTGGAGTATACGCTCACCCACTGGCTGAAACAGAAAGAATTTTTTTGGAACAAGGCTCAGCAGGAGAGAAAAGAGGCGGAACTTCTCCGGTTCTGA